From a region of the Campylobacter sp. genome:
- a CDS encoding HMA2 domain-containing protein, which produces MKINHNDILEFHKYFSKISHSKGRIRIRVSPKIRELRDSVSEESLKAKIAAIRGIKEYKFNSLIGSLTIHYDESVFPMHLWEQFLSGISSPELVALVNSNIEAIS; this is translated from the coding sequence ATGAAAATAAATCACAACGATATTTTGGAATTTCATAAATATTTTAGCAAAATCAGCCACAGCAAAGGTCGTATTCGTATCCGCGTAAGTCCTAAAATTAGAGAGTTGCGAGATAGCGTGAGCGAAGAGAGCCTAAAGGCTAAAATAGCTGCAATTCGCGGGATAAAAGAGTATAAATTTAACTCTCTAATCGGCTCGCTGACGATTCATTATGATGAAAGCGTTTTTCCGATGCACCTTTGGGAGCAGTTTTTAAGCGGCATCAGTTCGCCTGAGCTAGTAGCGCTTGTAAATTCTAATATCGAGGCGATTTCTTGA
- a CDS encoding AAA family ATPase: MRLNLMEILHKIKKSKLNIILIFLVLLIVLLSIVYFKDDSRYIAEREFSELVRKDQIKRAHIEDGNLNFTYDGKRYKILVNLVDLKELSNHALISKEKDDGTSGISAMLVIFTFAFFLFVYYFETVLARRRRMDGAARQSASAGGELGDLSPSVSDVRFSDVAGISEVKDELIEIVDFLKNPAKYRNFGIKLPKGILMIGEPGVGKTLIAKAVAGEADVPFFYQSGASFAEVFVGVGARRVRELFAKAKSCAPAIIFIDEIDAVGGKRGIGRNDEREATLNQLLTEMDGFEENSGVMVIGATNKINLIDDALLRSGRFDRRVFIGLPNYKDRIEILKIYLEGKRCSANINKVSRLCVGFSGAGVATLVNEAAINALKRGSDTIELSDFENVRMRVFYGVQKSRILTEYEKEIQAFYQGAKALSAYWYSFDFEKIELLNDKFLNEDFEIESKTQILNQIKVLLSGMAALQIHKNDAFSNSASDVKQAIALAQKMVFELAMGDSFTPSAQSVNKILQDCYDEVSEIIRTMQDKLNQISKQIFVYEFITFEDVQKICESDGVEQEGASAQEQDLQKLEKDSESSEEKPQDGTLNFD; the protein is encoded by the coding sequence ATGAGGTTAAATTTGATGGAAATTTTGCATAAAATCAAAAAAAGCAAGCTAAATATAATTCTGATTTTTTTGGTGCTGCTTATCGTTTTGCTCTCGATCGTTTATTTTAAAGACGATTCGCGATACATCGCCGAGCGCGAATTTAGCGAGCTCGTGCGAAAAGATCAGATCAAACGCGCGCATATCGAGGACGGCAATTTAAATTTTACCTACGACGGCAAACGCTATAAAATTTTAGTCAATCTCGTAGATCTTAAGGAGCTATCAAATCACGCTCTAATCAGCAAAGAAAAGGATGATGGCACGAGCGGTATCAGCGCGATGCTCGTGATTTTTACATTCGCATTTTTTCTCTTCGTATATTATTTTGAAACGGTTTTGGCTAGACGCCGCAGGATGGACGGCGCCGCGCGTCAGAGTGCTAGCGCAGGCGGCGAGCTCGGCGATCTTTCGCCAAGCGTTAGCGACGTGAGATTTAGCGACGTCGCGGGCATCAGCGAGGTTAAGGACGAGCTAATCGAGATTGTGGATTTTTTAAAAAATCCCGCAAAATACCGAAATTTTGGCATCAAGCTGCCGAAAGGAATTTTAATGATCGGCGAGCCCGGCGTCGGCAAGACCCTTATTGCAAAAGCCGTAGCTGGCGAGGCGGACGTGCCGTTTTTTTACCAAAGCGGCGCAAGTTTCGCCGAGGTCTTTGTGGGCGTCGGCGCTAGGCGGGTTCGCGAGCTGTTTGCGAAGGCTAAATCCTGCGCACCCGCGATTATTTTTATCGACGAGATCGATGCAGTCGGCGGCAAGCGCGGTATCGGGCGCAACGACGAGCGAGAAGCGACGCTAAATCAGCTGCTGACCGAGATGGACGGGTTTGAGGAAAACAGCGGCGTGATGGTAATCGGCGCAACCAATAAAATAAATTTGATCGACGATGCGTTATTGCGCTCGGGGCGCTTTGATAGGCGCGTTTTCATCGGGCTTCCGAACTACAAAGACCGCATCGAAATTTTAAAAATTTATTTAGAGGGCAAAAGATGCAGCGCAAATATCAACAAAGTAAGCCGCCTCTGCGTGGGCTTTAGCGGCGCGGGAGTAGCGACGCTGGTAAATGAAGCCGCGATCAACGCTCTTAAGCGCGGCAGCGATACGATCGAGCTTAGCGATTTTGAAAACGTACGAATGAGGGTCTTTTACGGCGTTCAAAAAAGTAGAATTCTCACCGAATACGAAAAGGAGATCCAGGCATTTTATCAGGGCGCAAAGGCGCTTAGCGCGTATTGGTATTCGTTTGATTTCGAAAAGATTGAGCTTTTAAACGATAAATTTTTAAACGAGGATTTCGAGATCGAATCCAAAACGCAAATTTTAAATCAAATCAAAGTACTTTTAAGCGGCATGGCAGCGCTACAGATCCATAAAAACGACGCTTTTTCAAATTCCGCTAGCGACGTAAAGCAGGCTATCGCGCTGGCGCAAAAGATGGTTTTTGAGCTCGCGATGGGCGATAGTTTCACCCCTAGCGCGCAGAGCGTGAATAAAATTTTGCAAGATTGCTACGACGAGGTAAGCGAGATAATCCGCACGATGCAGGATAAGCTAAATCAAATTTCAAAGCAAATTTTCGTCTATGAGTTCATCACTTTCGAGGATGTTCAAAAGATCTGCGAATCCGATGGTGTGGAGCAAGAGGGCGCTTCTGCGCAGGAGCAGGATTTGCAAAAGCTGGAAAAAGATAGCGAAAGCTCTGAAGAAAAGCCGCAAGACGGCACGCTAAATTTCGATTAA
- a CDS encoding Cys/Met metabolism pyridoxal-phosphate-dependent enzyme, with product MNRSLTTQRSPLDHVLSGAIAGAIGGCAVELVKAKEGKSKSKAIRDALDIALSGGIIGGGAIYSANKLVQGEYLRAAAGVAVCVGALIAGRNFILKVGNE from the coding sequence ATGAATAGATCACTTACGACACAGCGTTCGCCGCTGGATCACGTTTTAAGCGGCGCTATAGCAGGGGCGATCGGCGGTTGCGCCGTAGAGCTCGTTAAAGCCAAAGAAGGCAAGAGCAAATCTAAAGCGATTCGCGATGCGCTAGATATTGCGCTAAGCGGCGGTATCATCGGCGGCGGCGCGATTTACAGCGCAAATAAGCTCGTACAAGGCGAGTATCTACGCGCAGCGGCAGGCGTCGCAGTATGCGTAGGCGCGCTCATTGCGGGTAGAAATTTTATTCTTAAGGTAGGCAATGAGTAA
- the mog gene encoding molybdopterin adenylyltransferase, whose product MVKIGVLTISDRASGGVYEDLGGKEIIAVMDDWLTCEKQYFYEIVPDELEQIKDKLIYLCDEAGCDLVLTTGGTGPAPRDVTPEATEAVSEKLMPGFGELMRAESQKIVPTAILSRQIAVIRKKSLIINLPGNPKAIKECLLPVFPAVPYCIDLMGGNYITADENKIKIFRPKRK is encoded by the coding sequence ATGGTAAAAATAGGTGTTTTAACGATCAGTGATCGCGCTAGCGGTGGCGTTTACGAGGATTTAGGAGGCAAAGAAATAATTGCCGTGATGGATGATTGGCTAACTTGCGAGAAGCAGTATTTTTATGAAATAGTTCCAGATGAGCTGGAGCAGATCAAAGATAAGCTGATTTATCTTTGCGACGAAGCGGGTTGTGATTTGGTGCTAACTACTGGTGGCACGGGTCCTGCTCCACGCGATGTAACGCCTGAAGCGACCGAAGCGGTAAGCGAGAAATTAATGCCGGGCTTTGGCGAACTAATGCGCGCAGAAAGCCAAAAGATCGTGCCTACGGCAATTTTATCGCGCCAGATAGCAGTGATCCGCAAAAAATCTCTGATTATAAATTTACCGGGCAATCCAAAAGCGATTAAAGAGTGCCTTTTGCCGGTATTTCCTGCCGTGCCGTATTGCATTGATCTAATGGGAGGAAATTACATAACAGCGGATGAAAATAAGATAAAAATATTTCGCCCTAAACGCAAATAA
- the mtaB gene encoding tRNA (N(6)-L-threonylcarbamoyladenosine(37)-C(2))-methylthiotransferase MtaB — MKIYFKTFGCRTNIYDTQLIKSNLKSGEITHDEQGADIVVINSCTVTNGADADVRNYVNKMNRLGKKILLTGCGAVSRGEELYKNGAVFGVFGMSQKEKIDEFLGSESKFYDIGGLDGVEKNLVSDYEDHTKAFIKIQEGCDFNCSYCIIPSVRGRSRSSSENAILKEAVSLVANGFSEIVLTGTNIGSYGKAAGKSLGALLQKLGAIRGIRRIRLGSIEPSQIDESFREILSEPWLERHLHIALQHTSQKMLSIMRRRNSALRDLELFCELAERGFALGTDFIVAHPGESEEIWLEAVENFKKFPLTHLHAFIFSPRQGTASASLKGRIDGKTAKARLKMLQNITALNNYKFRLSHKVPLNVLIERKNGEFYEGYDQFYDKIWIESDEDLSKKWMEIRDYEVKFDGNFA; from the coding sequence TTGAAAATTTATTTTAAAACGTTCGGATGCCGCACCAATATCTACGACACGCAGCTTATAAAAAGCAACCTCAAATCCGGCGAGATCACTCACGACGAGCAGGGCGCGGATATCGTCGTGATAAACTCCTGCACTGTTACGAACGGCGCCGACGCAGACGTACGAAACTACGTAAATAAGATGAACCGCCTCGGTAAAAAGATATTGCTAACCGGCTGCGGCGCGGTTTCGCGCGGCGAGGAGCTGTATAAAAACGGCGCGGTCTTCGGGGTATTTGGGATGTCGCAAAAGGAGAAGATCGACGAGTTTTTGGGCTCGGAGTCGAAATTTTACGATATCGGAGGTCTTGACGGCGTCGAAAAAAACCTGGTAAGCGACTACGAGGATCACACCAAGGCCTTTATTAAAATTCAGGAAGGGTGTGATTTTAACTGCAGCTATTGCATAATCCCCTCCGTGCGCGGCCGCTCGCGCAGCAGCTCTGAAAACGCGATCTTAAAAGAGGCGGTGAGCCTTGTCGCAAACGGCTTTAGCGAGATCGTGCTAACCGGCACCAATATCGGCAGCTACGGCAAAGCCGCTGGTAAGAGCCTGGGCGCGCTGCTTCAAAAGCTGGGCGCGATCCGCGGAATTCGCCGCATTCGCCTAGGCAGTATCGAGCCCTCGCAGATAGACGAGAGTTTTCGCGAAATTTTATCCGAGCCGTGGCTGGAGCGGCATCTGCACATTGCGCTTCAGCACACTTCGCAAAAGATGCTTAGCATAATGCGCCGCCGAAATTCCGCGCTAAGGGATTTGGAGCTTTTTTGCGAGCTTGCCGAGCGCGGATTTGCACTGGGGACGGATTTTATCGTCGCGCATCCGGGCGAGAGCGAAGAGATTTGGCTCGAAGCGGTAGAAAATTTCAAAAAATTTCCGCTCACGCATCTGCACGCCTTTATCTTTTCGCCGCGGCAAGGCACCGCCTCGGCGTCGCTAAAAGGCCGTATAGACGGTAAAACGGCGAAGGCGCGACTAAAGATGCTGCAGAACATAACGGCGCTGAATAATTATAAATTTCGCCTCTCGCACAAGGTGCCGCTAAATGTGCTGATCGAGCGGAAAAACGGAGAGTTTTATGAAGGATATGATCAATTTTATGATAAAATTTGGATCGAAAGCGATGAGGATTTGTCGAAAAAATGGATGGAGATAAGAGATTATGAGGTTAAATTTGATGGAAATTTTGCATAA